A single region of the Solwaraspora sp. WMMD791 genome encodes:
- a CDS encoding alpha/beta hydrolase yields MNAIYRSEAARRAVEQRYRAFLGRWPASATESTVPTRHGDTFVIVSGRRDAPPVVLLHGGSFNSTAWTGDVATWAQTHRVYAVDVIGEPGLSAPSRPPLTSGSYAEWLDDVLAAFDIGQAAFVGASLGGWLALDYAQRRPDRVTRLALLVPAGIGRQKYGAVVGSLLLLPFGEWGQRAAVRLVLGPAPAASDAPDRPESAELADFLLLIQRSYQSRRNRLPIFSDDGLRRLAVPLLVVAGAKDRLLDSRQTARRVRRLLPHAAVVLLPDTGHIPIGYTRSVHRFLTGDDARPAGG; encoded by the coding sequence ATGAACGCGATCTACCGGTCCGAAGCTGCTCGCCGCGCCGTCGAGCAGCGGTACCGGGCATTTCTGGGGCGCTGGCCGGCGTCGGCGACGGAGTCGACGGTCCCCACGCGGCACGGTGACACCTTCGTGATCGTCAGTGGACGCCGCGACGCCCCGCCGGTCGTCCTCCTGCACGGCGGCAGCTTCAACTCGACGGCGTGGACCGGTGACGTCGCCACCTGGGCGCAGACCCACCGGGTGTACGCCGTCGACGTCATCGGTGAACCCGGCCTCAGCGCGCCGTCGCGGCCCCCGCTCACCTCCGGCAGCTACGCCGAGTGGCTCGATGACGTGCTCGCCGCGTTCGACATCGGCCAGGCGGCGTTCGTCGGTGCCTCGCTCGGCGGATGGCTGGCGCTCGACTACGCGCAGCGCCGACCCGATCGGGTCACCCGGCTCGCGTTGCTCGTACCCGCCGGCATCGGGCGGCAGAAGTACGGCGCGGTCGTCGGGTCGCTCCTCCTTCTGCCGTTCGGCGAGTGGGGTCAGCGCGCGGCCGTCCGACTCGTGCTCGGCCCGGCGCCGGCGGCATCCGACGCCCCGGACAGGCCCGAGTCGGCAGAGCTGGCCGACTTCCTGCTGCTCATCCAGCGGAGCTACCAGTCACGACGCAACCGGCTGCCGATCTTCAGCGACGACGGCCTGCGCCGCCTCGCCGTTCCGTTGCTGGTCGTCGCCGGAGCGAAGGACCGGCTGCTGGATTCCCGGCAGACCGCCCGCCGGGTACGCCGACTGCTGCCGCACGCCGCCGTCGTCCTGCTGCCCGACACCGGGCACATTCCGATCGGGTACACCCGGTCCGTCCACCGGTTCCTGACCGGCGACGATGCACGCCCGGCAGGCGGGTGA
- a CDS encoding TIGR03086 family metal-binding protein: protein MRTDFVVLYERASRQFCDLVAQVGGDQWRAPTPCSEWDVRTLVDHVVRGNLAVLPVLDGIPLADLGRLDIARPDFDVLGGDPLTAVRHSVDVAVEAFARPGVLDTVVHHPVGDMRGRRLAGLCFNDNLVHSWDLAQAIGVDATLDPALVEAAHAFVEPVAEALPTGYFAPAPQVGADPDRQTQLLALLGRDARAWNRSR, encoded by the coding sequence TTGCGTACGGATTTCGTCGTCCTCTACGAACGGGCCAGCCGGCAGTTCTGCGACCTCGTCGCACAGGTCGGTGGCGACCAGTGGCGCGCGCCGACGCCATGCTCCGAATGGGACGTACGGACGCTGGTCGACCATGTGGTCCGCGGCAACCTCGCGGTGCTCCCGGTGCTCGACGGCATCCCGCTGGCCGACCTCGGCCGGCTCGACATCGCCCGGCCGGATTTCGACGTGCTGGGCGGCGACCCGCTCACGGCGGTACGCCACTCGGTGGACGTCGCGGTCGAGGCGTTCGCCCGCCCCGGAGTGCTCGACACCGTCGTCCACCACCCGGTCGGCGACATGCGGGGCCGGCGGCTGGCCGGACTGTGTTTCAACGACAACCTGGTGCACAGCTGGGATCTGGCCCAGGCGATCGGCGTCGACGCGACCCTGGACCCGGCGCTGGTCGAAGCCGCGCATGCCTTCGTGGAACCGGTGGCGGAGGCCCTGCCGACCGGGTACTTCGCGCCGGCACCGCAGGTGGGGGCGGACCCGGACCGGCAGACCCAGCTGCTCGCCCTGCTCGGGCGGGACGCGCGAGCCTGGAACCGGTCGCGGTAG
- a CDS encoding metalloregulator ArsR/SmtB family transcription factor, which translates to MAVLYRALADPTRRRIMDELARKGGMSLFEICTRLLTEHGTTSTRQAISQHLAVLEEAGLVRSERVGRTKLHYLDTRPLRSIIERWPLTDEEKT; encoded by the coding sequence GTGGCGGTCCTCTACCGGGCACTCGCGGACCCGACCCGGCGGCGGATCATGGACGAGCTCGCCCGCAAGGGCGGGATGAGCCTGTTCGAGATCTGCACCCGACTGCTCACCGAGCACGGCACCACCTCGACCCGTCAGGCGATCTCCCAGCACCTGGCAGTGCTGGAGGAGGCCGGACTTGTCCGCTCCGAACGGGTCGGCCGCACCAAACTCCACTACCTCGACACCCGACCGCTGCGCTCGATCATCGAGCGGTGGCCACTCACCGATGAGGAGAAGACATGA
- a CDS encoding VOC family protein, translating into MKARIYVTSVFVDDQAKALAFYTGKLGFVPKTDFPVGAHRWLTVVGADAPDGVELLLEPDENPAAQAYKQSLAEQGIPAASFAVDDVEEAYRTLQADGVTFVQTPTPMGPVVGAVLDDTCGNLIQLVSPA; encoded by the coding sequence ATGAAAGCCCGCATCTACGTGACGAGCGTCTTCGTCGACGACCAGGCCAAGGCGCTGGCCTTCTACACCGGCAAGCTCGGCTTCGTCCCCAAGACCGATTTCCCGGTCGGAGCCCACCGGTGGCTCACCGTGGTCGGCGCCGACGCCCCGGACGGCGTCGAGCTGCTGCTGGAGCCCGACGAGAACCCGGCCGCCCAGGCGTACAAGCAGTCGCTCGCCGAGCAGGGCATCCCGGCCGCCTCGTTCGCCGTGGACGACGTCGAGGAGGCGTACCGGACGCTGCAGGCCGACGGGGTCACGTTCGTCCAGACTCCCACGCCGATGGGCCCGGTCGTCGGCGCGGTCCTCGACGACACCTGCGGCAACCTCATCCAACTCGTCAGCCCGGCCTGA
- a CDS encoding response regulator transcription factor, with the protein MIRVLLVDDQVLVRAGFRALLAAEGDIEVVGEAGDGAQAVRLARQTRPDVVLMDIRMPGVDGLTATRQIAADPRLSEVRIVVLTTFELDEYVGEALRAGAAGFLVKNTQPAELIQGVRVVAAGNGLLSPSVTRRVIEQFAARTAAPAAPRRLAELTDREREVVALVGTGLSNDEIAVRLVVSPATAKTHVSRAMVKLGARDRAQLVVFAYEAGLVRPGWLP; encoded by the coding sequence GTGATCCGGGTGCTGCTGGTCGACGATCAGGTGCTGGTCCGGGCCGGGTTCCGGGCGCTGCTGGCCGCCGAGGGCGACATCGAGGTCGTCGGTGAGGCCGGCGACGGCGCGCAGGCGGTCCGGTTGGCCCGGCAGACCCGGCCGGACGTGGTCCTGATGGACATCCGGATGCCCGGGGTGGACGGGCTGACCGCGACCCGGCAGATCGCCGCCGACCCGCGGCTGTCCGAGGTACGGATCGTCGTGCTGACCACGTTCGAGCTGGACGAGTACGTCGGCGAGGCGCTGCGCGCCGGGGCGGCCGGGTTCCTGGTGAAGAACACGCAGCCGGCCGAGCTGATCCAGGGGGTACGGGTGGTGGCCGCCGGCAACGGTCTGCTGTCGCCGAGTGTGACCCGGCGGGTGATCGAGCAGTTCGCCGCCCGTACCGCCGCTCCGGCCGCACCTCGACGGTTGGCCGAGCTGACCGACCGGGAGCGGGAGGTCGTGGCGTTGGTCGGCACCGGGCTGTCCAACGACGAGATCGCCGTCCGGCTGGTGGTCAGCCCGGCGACGGCGAAGACGCATGTGTCGCGGGCGATGGTGAAGCTCGGTGCCCGGGACCGCGCCCAGCTGGTGGTGTTCGCGTACGAGGCCGGCCTGGTCCGCCCCGGCTGGCTCCCCTGA
- a CDS encoding histidine kinase — MSRSHHDTDTGAVASAARPTSRRGPGLAVLTAIGQPVCTAIAASWQSGSVSIIGYALLVFSGLALADRHRSPRRNFLIVVAATLAYHLLDQPAGVTLLAPMIAASAARAAGHRWLVGATATTAYGIWVLVTGAALRQAVLALALIVAAGLITEIGTLVADRVREGVAEQRRLSEERQRRRATEQRLRIAAELHDVLGHHLSLINVRAGVGLHLMDRDPEQARAALEAIAQSSAEALREVRAVLDTLYPSGEAAPRAPAPGLDRLGELTDDAAVATRTVIDGTVRPLPAPVDRAAYRIVQEALTNVRRHAGPDAAATVTIGYRQDALMLQIDDDGAGAPGPAAAASGAAAPAGNGITGMRERAAALGGEVTAGPAPDGGGGWRVRARLPIGPESSPQEVVS; from the coding sequence ATGAGCCGGTCGCACCACGACACCGACACCGGCGCGGTCGCCTCGGCGGCCCGGCCGACGTCGCGGCGCGGGCCGGGCCTGGCGGTGCTGACCGCGATCGGGCAGCCGGTCTGCACCGCGATCGCCGCGAGCTGGCAGTCCGGCAGCGTCTCGATCATCGGGTACGCGCTGCTGGTGTTCAGCGGGCTGGCGCTGGCCGACCGGCACCGTTCCCCCCGGCGCAACTTCCTGATCGTGGTCGCCGCGACCCTGGCGTACCACCTGCTGGACCAGCCCGCCGGGGTGACCCTGCTGGCGCCGATGATCGCCGCGTCGGCGGCGCGGGCCGCCGGCCACCGCTGGCTGGTCGGCGCGACGGCGACGACGGCGTACGGCATCTGGGTGCTGGTCACCGGCGCGGCCCTGCGTCAGGCGGTGCTGGCGTTGGCGCTGATCGTCGCCGCCGGGCTGATCACCGAGATCGGCACCCTCGTCGCCGACCGGGTCCGCGAGGGCGTCGCGGAGCAGCGCCGTCTCTCCGAGGAGCGGCAGCGCCGCCGGGCCACCGAGCAGCGGCTGCGGATCGCCGCCGAACTGCACGACGTGCTCGGTCATCATCTGTCGTTGATCAACGTACGGGCCGGGGTCGGTCTGCACCTGATGGACCGCGACCCGGAACAGGCGCGTGCGGCGCTGGAGGCGATCGCGCAGTCCAGCGCGGAGGCGTTGCGCGAGGTCCGGGCGGTGCTCGACACGCTCTACCCGAGCGGTGAGGCCGCGCCGCGTGCCCCGGCGCCAGGGCTGGACCGGCTCGGCGAACTGACCGACGACGCCGCCGTGGCGACCCGGACGGTGATCGACGGTACGGTCCGGCCGCTGCCGGCTCCCGTGGACCGGGCGGCGTACCGGATCGTGCAGGAGGCGTTGACCAACGTGCGGCGGCACGCCGGCCCGGATGCCGCCGCCACTGTCACCATCGGATACCGGCAGGATGCGCTGATGCTCCAGATCGACGACGACGGCGCCGGTGCACCGGGGCCGGCTGCTGCGGCCTCGGGCGCGGCGGCCCCGGCGGGCAACGGGATCACCGGAATGCGGGAGCGGGCCGCCGCGCTGGGCGGCGAGGTGACCGCCGGTCCGGCACCGGACGGCGGTGGCGGTTGGCGGGTACGGGCCCGCCTGCCGATCGGCCCTGAGTCGTCGCCGCAGGAGGTCGTTTCGTGA
- a CDS encoding NAD(P)-dependent alcohol dehydrogenase encodes MKAMVQDRYGSPDVLRLRDVDTPSPGDGEVLVRVHASSVNAYDWHIMRGDPYVARFSFGLRRPRAAVRGQDFAGRVEAVGAAVTRFRPGDEVYGEAGPAGGAFAEYLCVAEGLVEAKPANLGFAQAAAVPLAATTALVCLRDAADLRAGQHVLVNGASGGVGTFAVQLAKAYGAQVTAVCRTRNVDLVRSLGADHVVDYTREDFTRTDAVRAGRRYDALLDLVGNRSLGDLRRVLTPDGTLLLSGGGVSTGGTVFGPMGLLLRGPLVGRFVRQRIVAPMATAGQGHLATLRELVEAGKLTPVVDRTFRLSEVPAAIRYVETEHARAKVVVTM; translated from the coding sequence ATGAAGGCGATGGTCCAGGACCGGTACGGCTCACCCGACGTGCTGCGGTTGCGTGACGTCGACACCCCGTCCCCCGGCGACGGCGAAGTGCTGGTGCGGGTACACGCCAGCTCGGTCAACGCGTACGACTGGCACATCATGCGCGGCGACCCGTACGTCGCCCGGTTTTCGTTCGGGCTGCGGCGGCCCCGCGCGGCGGTGCGCGGCCAGGACTTCGCCGGCCGGGTCGAGGCGGTCGGTGCGGCGGTGACCCGGTTCCGCCCCGGTGACGAGGTGTACGGCGAGGCCGGTCCCGCCGGCGGCGCGTTCGCCGAGTACCTGTGTGTGGCGGAGGGTCTGGTCGAGGCGAAACCGGCGAATCTGGGCTTCGCGCAGGCGGCGGCGGTGCCGCTGGCCGCCACCACCGCCCTGGTCTGCCTGCGGGACGCCGCCGATCTGCGGGCCGGGCAGCACGTCCTGGTCAACGGGGCGTCGGGCGGGGTCGGCACCTTCGCGGTGCAGCTGGCCAAGGCGTACGGGGCCCAGGTGACGGCGGTGTGCCGGACCCGCAACGTCGACCTGGTCCGGTCGCTCGGCGCCGATCACGTCGTCGACTACACCCGGGAGGATTTCACCCGTACCGATGCCGTGCGGGCCGGCCGCCGCTACGACGCGCTGCTCGACCTGGTCGGCAACCGGTCGTTGGGCGACTTGCGGCGGGTGCTGACCCCGGACGGCACGCTGCTGCTGTCCGGTGGGGGAGTGTCCACTGGCGGCACCGTCTTCGGCCCGATGGGTCTGCTGCTGCGGGGACCGCTGGTGGGGCGGTTCGTCCGGCAGCGCATCGTCGCGCCGATGGCGACGGCGGGCCAGGGACACCTGGCGACGCTGCGGGAGCTGGTCGAGGCGGGCAAGTTGACCCCGGTCGTCGACCGGACGTTCCGGCTCAGTGAGGTGCCGGCGGCGATCCGGTACGTCGAGACCGAACACGCCCGCGCCAAGGTCGTCGTCACCATGTGA
- a CDS encoding serine hydrolase, with translation MTTGRMSELLAQAEQAGQVDGLHGVVVVCGGQLLWEHYGTGEDFSWEHSLGPVRFGPTTLHDLRSVTKSVTALLYGIALGDGLVPAPAQPLLGRFPEYPDLAADPDRARLTVAHALTMSLGLDWREDAPYDSPDNGEIAMELAPDRCRYVLERPVVEPPGERWSYCGGATALLGKLIADGTGQALEAYGRAQLFAPLGIEQFHWMTGDDGVASPASGLRLTPRDLARIGELVLAGGVWGGRRLVPASWISEMLTPRLQTPWGAEYGYHWYLQTVAGRQTASAMGNGGQRLIVLPDLELVVAVTAGNYDDPEQWRTPVAVLEQVVLPALEKV, from the coding sequence ATGACGACGGGCCGGATGAGCGAGCTGCTGGCGCAGGCCGAGCAGGCCGGGCAGGTCGACGGGCTGCACGGGGTCGTGGTGGTGTGCGGTGGTCAGCTGCTGTGGGAGCACTACGGCACGGGCGAGGACTTCTCCTGGGAGCACTCGCTGGGGCCGGTCCGCTTCGGCCCGACGACGCTGCACGACCTGCGCTCGGTCACCAAGAGCGTGACCGCGCTGCTGTACGGCATCGCTCTCGGTGACGGGCTCGTTCCGGCCCCGGCGCAGCCGCTGCTGGGGCGGTTTCCCGAGTACCCCGACCTGGCGGCCGACCCGGACCGGGCCAGGCTGACCGTCGCGCACGCGCTGACCATGTCGCTGGGGCTGGACTGGCGCGAGGACGCCCCGTACGACAGCCCGGACAACGGCGAGATCGCCATGGAGCTGGCCCCGGACCGCTGCCGGTACGTCCTGGAGCGGCCGGTGGTGGAGCCACCCGGCGAGCGCTGGTCCTACTGCGGTGGTGCGACCGCGCTGCTCGGCAAGCTGATCGCCGACGGCACCGGGCAGGCGTTGGAGGCGTACGGCCGGGCGCAGCTCTTCGCGCCGCTCGGCATCGAGCAGTTTCACTGGATGACCGGCGACGACGGGGTGGCCTCGCCCGCGTCCGGGCTGCGGCTCACCCCGCGTGACCTGGCCCGGATCGGCGAGCTGGTGTTGGCCGGCGGGGTCTGGGGTGGCCGTCGACTGGTGCCGGCCAGCTGGATCAGCGAGATGCTCACGCCTCGCTTGCAGACTCCCTGGGGCGCCGAGTACGGCTACCACTGGTATCTGCAGACCGTCGCCGGTCGTCAGACGGCGTCGGCGATGGGCAACGGCGGCCAGCGCCTGATCGTCCTGCCCGACCTGGAGCTCGTCGTCGCGGTGACCGCCGGCAACTACGACGACCCCGAGCAGTGGCGCACCCCGGTCGCGGTGCTGGAACAGGTCGTCCTGCCTGCGCTGGAGAAGGTGTGA
- the xylB gene encoding xylulokinase yields the protein MTLVAGVDSSTQSTKVVVCDADTGEVLREGRAPHPDGTEVDPRVWWAAWEQASAGLLDGVAAIGVGGQQQGMICLDDAGEVVRDALLWNDTRSAQAAVDLTDEFGGPQAWADAVGLVPVASFTVTKLRWFARAEPQLAARTEMVLLPHDWLTHRLRADDGAPTTDRGEASGTGYWSAAAGEYRRDLIELAFGRDVALPRVAGPAEVVGETASGALLSAGTGDTMGTALGVGLRPGEVVVSLGTSGCVSGVSEVPTADPSGLVAGYADATGRFLPLVCTLNAARVLVTVADLLGRSLAELDELALSAAPGAGGLTLLPYLDGERTPNLPDARGLLAGITRANASAANLARAAVEGMLGGIADALDALRVQGTPVERVLLVGGAARSRAVRAVAPALFGAPVSVPRPAEYVALGAARQAAWALRGGAEPPQWPVEAEEVAAAGTPQVHERYVDVRQRALPLLT from the coding sequence ATGACACTGGTGGCCGGGGTCGACTCGTCGACCCAGTCGACGAAGGTCGTGGTCTGTGACGCGGACACCGGGGAAGTGTTGCGTGAGGGCCGCGCTCCGCACCCGGACGGCACCGAGGTCGATCCGCGCGTGTGGTGGGCGGCGTGGGAGCAGGCCAGCGCCGGGCTGCTGGACGGGGTCGCCGCGATCGGCGTCGGCGGGCAGCAGCAGGGGATGATCTGCCTCGACGACGCCGGCGAGGTGGTCCGGGACGCCCTGCTGTGGAACGACACCCGGTCGGCGCAGGCGGCGGTCGACCTGACCGACGAGTTCGGCGGCCCGCAGGCGTGGGCCGACGCGGTCGGTCTGGTGCCGGTGGCCAGCTTCACGGTCACCAAGCTGCGCTGGTTCGCTCGCGCCGAACCGCAGCTCGCGGCCCGGACGGAGATGGTGCTGCTGCCGCACGACTGGTTGACCCACCGGCTGCGCGCCGACGACGGGGCGCCGACGACCGACCGGGGTGAGGCCTCTGGCACCGGCTACTGGTCGGCGGCGGCCGGGGAGTACCGGCGGGACCTGATCGAGCTCGCCTTCGGCCGGGACGTGGCGCTGCCCCGGGTCGCCGGGCCCGCCGAGGTGGTCGGGGAGACCGCGTCCGGTGCGCTGCTGTCGGCCGGCACCGGCGACACCATGGGTACGGCGCTCGGCGTCGGCCTGCGCCCCGGTGAGGTGGTGGTGTCGCTGGGCACCTCGGGGTGCGTGTCCGGGGTGAGCGAGGTGCCGACCGCCGACCCGAGTGGGCTGGTGGCCGGCTACGCCGACGCGACCGGTCGGTTCCTGCCGCTGGTGTGCACCCTCAACGCGGCCCGGGTGCTGGTCACGGTCGCCGACCTGCTGGGCCGGTCGTTGGCCGAGCTGGACGAGTTGGCGTTGTCGGCGGCACCGGGTGCGGGCGGGTTGACGCTGCTGCCGTACCTGGACGGGGAACGGACCCCGAACCTGCCCGACGCGCGCGGGCTGCTCGCCGGGATCACCCGGGCGAACGCGTCGGCGGCGAACCTGGCCCGGGCGGCGGTGGAGGGCATGCTCGGCGGCATCGCCGACGCCCTCGACGCGTTGCGCGTCCAGGGCACCCCGGTGGAGCGGGTGCTGCTGGTCGGCGGTGCGGCCCGGTCCCGCGCGGTACGGGCGGTCGCGCCGGCGCTGTTCGGCGCGCCGGTGAGCGTGCCGCGTCCGGCCGAGTACGTGGCGCTCGGTGCGGCCCGGCAGGCGGCGTGGGCGCTGCGGGGCGGTGCCGAGCCACCGCAGTGGCCGGTGGAGGCCGAGGAGGTCGCCGCCGCCGGCACCCCGCAGGTGCACGAACGGTACGTCGACGTCCGGCAGCGGGCGCTCCCGCTGCTGACCTGA
- a CDS encoding type II toxin-antitoxin system RelE/ParE family toxin — translation MNDPTSPRPYQLRFTGPVARALAGRPSEKVAAAVYEFVTTVLVDNPHRLGKPLLLPPYEGTWSARRGAYRVSYQIDDEQRVITVTAVEHRGDAYRSR, via the coding sequence GTGAACGATCCGACGAGTCCGCGCCCTTACCAGCTGCGCTTCACCGGCCCGGTCGCCCGCGCCCTTGCCGGACGGCCCTCGGAAAAGGTCGCCGCAGCGGTGTACGAATTCGTGACCACCGTGCTGGTCGACAACCCACACCGGCTCGGTAAACCTCTCCTGCTCCCACCCTACGAAGGCACTTGGTCGGCCCGACGCGGCGCCTACCGGGTGTCGTACCAAATCGACGATGAGCAGCGCGTGATCACGGTTACCGCTGTTGAGCACCGTGGTGATGCGTACCGGTCCCGGTGA
- a CDS encoding type II toxin-antitoxin system Phd/YefM family antitoxin has protein sequence MCPRLSPTTYFVKNRRIFEITRHGRPVAVLISPDDLATLEETLDVLSSPEVMRQLAESRTAIAAGDVLDPDQVAALMAERAKRAGDQ, from the coding sequence ATGTGTCCGAGACTGTCACCGACGACTTATTTTGTCAAGAACAGAAGAATTTTCGAGATCACCCGCCACGGGCGGCCGGTCGCGGTCCTCATCTCCCCGGACGACCTGGCAACGCTTGAGGAGACCCTGGACGTACTCTCCAGCCCGGAGGTCATGCGCCAGCTTGCCGAATCCCGGACAGCCATCGCCGCAGGTGACGTGCTGGATCCCGATCAGGTGGCCGCCCTCATGGCTGAGCGTGCCAAGCGAGCCGGCGACCAGTGA
- a CDS encoding helix-turn-helix domain-containing protein has product MLDVAVIEDPAAAEVSLDPIRARLLAELAEPASATMLAARIGLARQKVNYHLKALEQHGLVELVEQRRKGNVTERIMRATAGAYVISPAALAAVAPDPAAAPDRLSARWLLAVAARLVRDVGALITGADRANKRVATFAIDGEIRFASAADRAAFVEELTSTVTALVGRYHDETAPGGRPHRLVVALHPDTASTGPDASSEPAGIQTAQEG; this is encoded by the coding sequence ATGTTGGACGTAGCGGTGATCGAGGACCCGGCGGCGGCCGAGGTCTCGCTCGACCCGATCCGGGCCCGGCTCCTCGCCGAGTTGGCCGAGCCCGCCTCGGCGACCATGCTCGCCGCCCGGATCGGCCTGGCCCGGCAGAAGGTCAACTACCACCTGAAAGCGCTCGAGCAGCACGGCCTGGTCGAGCTGGTCGAGCAGCGGCGCAAGGGCAACGTCACCGAGCGGATCATGCGGGCCACCGCCGGTGCGTACGTGATCTCACCGGCCGCGCTCGCTGCCGTCGCGCCCGATCCGGCCGCCGCCCCCGACCGGCTCTCCGCCCGCTGGCTGCTCGCCGTCGCCGCCCGGCTGGTCCGCGACGTCGGCGCGTTGATCACCGGCGCGGACCGGGCGAACAAGCGGGTCGCGACCTTCGCGATCGACGGCGAGATCCGCTTCGCCTCCGCCGCCGACCGGGCCGCCTTCGTCGAGGAGTTGACCAGTACGGTCACCGCCCTGGTCGGCAGATACCACGATGAGACTGCCCCCGGCGGCCGGCCGCACCGCCTCGTCGTCGCCCTGCACCCCGACACCGCCAGCACCGGCCCGGATGCCAGTTCCGAACCGGCCGGCATCCAGACAGCACAGGAAGGCTGA
- a CDS encoding SRPBCC domain-containing protein, with product MGHEFEVRKEIELAATPEQVWDAIATGPGLDSWFMGRSEIEPREGGAARLTLGGHTDEATIVGWEPGKRYADRTATADDGSFMALEYLIEGRDQGSTVLRMVQSGMLGDNWETEFEAMKIGWDLYLGTLAAYLRYFPGRTATPVTVLHPDAGDPDQVWPAVAAALGTAHPIAAGAPVRLAVPGAAPIDGTVDLAEPTVFLGVRTTGGLYRFVHSGRDRGDMLFLSHHIFDTDAEPVHTEQRWQQWLDQLPVS from the coding sequence GTGGGACACGAATTCGAGGTACGCAAGGAGATCGAGTTGGCGGCCACGCCGGAGCAGGTGTGGGACGCCATCGCCACCGGGCCCGGCCTCGACTCCTGGTTCATGGGCCGCAGCGAGATCGAGCCCCGCGAGGGCGGTGCAGCGCGGCTCACCCTCGGCGGGCACACCGACGAGGCGACCATCGTCGGCTGGGAGCCGGGCAAGCGGTACGCCGACCGCACCGCCACCGCCGACGACGGCTCGTTCATGGCGCTCGAGTACCTGATCGAGGGGCGTGACCAGGGCAGCACCGTGCTGCGGATGGTGCAGAGCGGCATGCTCGGCGACAACTGGGAGACCGAGTTCGAGGCGATGAAGATCGGCTGGGACCTCTACCTGGGCACCCTCGCCGCGTACCTGCGGTACTTCCCGGGCCGCACCGCGACCCCGGTGACCGTGCTGCACCCCGACGCGGGCGATCCGGACCAGGTCTGGCCGGCGGTCGCCGCCGCCCTCGGCACCGCCCACCCGATCGCCGCCGGTGCGCCGGTACGCCTCGCCGTACCGGGTGCCGCGCCGATCGACGGCACCGTCGACCTGGCCGAGCCCACGGTGTTCCTCGGCGTACGCACCACCGGCGGGCTCTACCGGTTCGTCCACTCCGGCCGGGACCGCGGCGACATGCTTTTTCTCAGCCACCACATCTTCGACACCGACGCCGAACCCGTCCACACTGAGCAGCGCTGGCAGCAGTGGCTCGACCAGCTGCCGGTCTCCTGA
- a CDS encoding dihydrofolate reductase family protein, which translates to MRRLIVNAFVTLDGVMQAPGGPGEDDDGGFRHGGWLVNYWDELMGQTMGETMGVPFDLVLGRRTYDMFAAHWPTASGEEAKPLNDATKYVASRGRPTLSWPTSTLIEGDAARGITALKRTNGPELQVHGSANLLQSLIRAGLVDEFRIWTIPVVVGAGKRLFGNGTVPGALTLVDNAVSTTGVTMCTYRPAGEIPIGSFAQD; encoded by the coding sequence ATGCGTAGGTTGATCGTCAACGCGTTCGTCACCCTCGACGGGGTGATGCAGGCACCCGGTGGCCCCGGCGAGGACGACGACGGTGGATTCCGCCACGGCGGCTGGTTGGTCAACTACTGGGACGAGCTGATGGGCCAGACCATGGGGGAGACCATGGGAGTCCCGTTCGACCTGGTCCTCGGCCGCCGCACCTACGACATGTTCGCCGCGCACTGGCCGACGGCGTCAGGGGAGGAGGCCAAGCCGCTCAACGACGCCACAAAGTACGTCGCTTCCCGCGGCCGGCCGACGCTGTCGTGGCCCACCTCCACCCTGATCGAAGGTGACGCCGCCCGGGGCATCACGGCGCTCAAGCGCACCAACGGCCCCGAGTTGCAGGTGCACGGCAGCGCGAACCTGCTGCAGTCGCTGATCAGGGCCGGTCTGGTCGACGAGTTCCGGATCTGGACCATCCCGGTCGTCGTCGGTGCGGGAAAGCGGCTGTTCGGCAACGGCACCGTGCCGGGCGCGCTGACGTTGGTCGACAACGCGGTCTCCACCACGGGCGTGACGATGTGCACCTACCGACCGGCGGGCGAGATCCCGATCGGCTCCTTCGCTCAGGACTGA